Genomic DNA from Anthonomus grandis grandis chromosome 2, icAntGran1.3, whole genome shotgun sequence:
CATTGTATTTTAGGAGAAGCTCTCCGTTTCTTGTTTCTTTGACCCCTGTAATAGCTAAACCTAGTTCTAAAGGACTAACTTTGTCTCTTATAGATTAAACCAGATCTGCATATGACATTCCGTCTGCTTTAATAATTAGAGCATCTTGTGCTCTTCTTGTTTTTCCAGCTGGTTTACTTTGTTCGTCGTCGCATATATGGATGCTTACGTCTGTGGAGtggaaaataaattcaaacatCTTCTTAATCATCATTGCATGCTTGCAAACTAAAATTTAAGGGAAGATAACCTAAAACGAAACCTCAACTAACAGTagccaatttttgaattttgcccTCAAGGCTAAATCCAAAAAAACCATTGGCAATGTAACAGTGCTGTTTTTTACCTGAACCGGACCAGTGTCGGTGCCGCCCTAgtgccataatttttttttacaatggaATTCGGTATTAAACTATTGTGAGATTATGGCCAGACCAGAAGTCGCTCAAGTACATAAAATATGGCCgtattatatatatactttatatacCAGACCAGGGACGGATTCAACCTCTTTAAACCTGTGTTGCAGAGGATATCTCAAGGTGATACTTTATAGTAAAATAAACTCTTCCAACTAAGCTCATATTACCATCGAACTTACCACAGGCAAGTTTATTTGATCGTTTAATACAAAGCTTCGGAGGCAAACGTAAAActacttttaaacttttctttattaaatcgtTGTACGTAGCCGAAGGCAGTTCCATTATTGTTTGACATCTTTCAATAATGACAGGTGACAGTTTAATATTGACTTACACTGGCATTTTTATTCATGCATTCTTCGGCCATTCGGCatattaccttttaaaaaggaaataatagCTTTGTTACTGATATAGGTATTGATAAAACACAACAAAATCAGTTTTTAATGACattcttattattataagtCACACCACACACACTTAGGAAAGCCTTAGAATCTAAAAAAGCCTCTCTAAAAACCCTCAAGGTAAGAACTAAGAAAGccagtttttcttaaaaaaaaatcgcaaaaacTATCATGAATAATGAAGATGCCAATGAGTCAAGTGATTCTAGTGATGAAGACTATGTCCCAGACAGTAAAGTTGAAGATGCAGTGTCTGAAGTCGAGTCAGATGGAGACCCAGAAGATCACCTTTCTGGCTCAGACAATGAAAccataaaaggcaaaaaaaggACCAAGAATAAGAAAACtaccaaaagtaaaaaaaggaatattgCTAAAGATGATGAAGAAACTGCACCAGTGGTAGAGAGCCCCAAAGTTGAAGAAGACCAGAAAAAAAAGGCTGATGATCTGTGGGCTGATTTCATGAAAGACACAGGGTTTAAAGCTAAAAGTAGCAGGCCTAGTGAGAGTCAGACAAGTAAGcctaaagtagaaaataaacCCATAGTGAGTAGTGTAAGCAATAAACCCACAAATAAGGTAAAAGTTACACAGGTATTTGAATTTGCTGGTGAGGAGGTTAAAGTAGAAAAAGAGGTTGACTCAAATTCAGCAGAAGCAAGACTGTTATCAAAAGACACAAAACCTATTGCAAGGAAATCTGGAGGTCTTGGTGGTATTGGTAATGTCTTAAGCCAACTAGGAAAGAAGCAGAAAATTAGCACATTAGAAAAAACTAAGCTGGACTGGGATCGCTTTAAAAAAGAAGAGAATCTTGAAGAGGAACTCCAGACCCATAACAAAGGAAAAGATGGGTAAGTACACTACATATACATTgtgaaaaatttagaatttgggcaacctttaattttttttcaggtatttagAGAGACAAGATTTCTTAGAGCGAGCAGATTTAAGGAGATTTGAAATTGAAAAGGAAATAAGAAATGTGGAAAGAGCAAAAAGGTTTAATAGCtctctctaaaaaaaaaa
This window encodes:
- the LOC126733427 gene encoding craniofacial development protein 1, which codes for MNNEDANESSDSSDEDYVPDSKVEDAVSEVESDGDPEDHLSGSDNETIKGKKRTKNKKTTKSKKRNIAKDDEETAPVVESPKVEEDQKKKADDLWADFMKDTGFKAKSSRPSESQTSKPKVENKPIVSSVSNKPTNKVKVTQVFEFAGEEVKVEKEVDSNSAEARLLSKDTKPIARKSGGLGGIGNVLSQLGKKQKISTLEKTKLDWDRFKKEENLEEELQTHNKGKDGYLERQDFLERADLRRFEIEKEIRNVERAKRFNSSL